The genomic DNA ATGATCTTCTTCATGACGAACACCCGCCAGACCAACGGACATGCCAATGACTTGTTCAGGGGGAATTGAGAATGTGTCCATACCCTTTTGTATTAACCGTTTCAACCGGCCTTTCATTTCTGCAAAGCCGATCAATTGAGGGTTAATAGCCTCTCCGACAACCCTTTGATTCAATGACTGATATCCCAAATCACTTTCACACCAACTGAATAAGGCTGTTGTCTTTGTTCCTCCGCCATCTATTCCAATGATATAAGCCATGACCATACCTCCATATCCTGTTGTTTTCATCATCAACATCGAAATAAAATGTCAATAAGAGTATGCATCATTTGTATTATTATTTTATATTATGTGATCCAAAAGGCGGATATTAATCTTAGACTAAAAAAATTCAAAAAAATCAAAAACGAGAGGTTAGATCACCAATGGTGTATCTAACCCCTCATCACATTCACTATTTGTCGTTATCCTTTTATGCCGATTTTTCTTCTGTATTGTAAAGTCTACTAACCATTTCTTTTTTGAACCCGAAGAAATAGGTTAAAATGAATCCGCCAATATAGGCAATCAATAATCCTATAATATAATACAGATAGTTACCGCCAGCGATAAGTGGAATTAATGCTAAACCTGATGGACCAACGGTAATCGCCCCAACATTTTGTAATGATAAGAAGGCTCCGCCAAATCCTGCTCCAAGACATGCTGTGATAAATGGGCGCCCAAGGGGTAATACCACACCATATATCAGTGGTTCACCGATGCCCAAAATACCAACAGGCAAGGCATTAAAAATGGTCTTGCGCAGACGTTGATCTTTTGTTTTAAAATAAATCGCAAAAGCTGCACCCACTTGTCCAGCACCTGCCATAGCTAAAATCGGTAATAGCGTTGTCGATCCTGTATTTTCTATTAAATCAAGGTGTACGGGGATAAGTCCTTGATGCAATCCAAGCGTAACCAGCGGTAAAAAGGTTGCTGCAAGCACATAACCACCGACAATACCTCCAAGTTTCAGCATCACATCAACCAAAAACCAAGTAAGACCGCTCATAATCCAACCTGCAATCGGTTGAATAACAACGAGTGTGATTAAAGATCCTATTAAAATTGTAATGAGTGGTGTTACAAGTAAATCAAGGCTATCAGGCATTCTTTTACGAACATAATGTTCTATTTTTACGAACATATAGGCTGCTATGATAACACCAAGAAGCCCTCCAATACCTGTACCGATCTGTAAATCAAATCCGAGTAAATTGAGTGTTTCAATATCACTGAGCACAGGAGCATATATTATAAGTCCGGCGATACCTCCAAGAACCAGAGTTCCTTTAAATTCACGCGCCGTATTAATGCCAACAAATATACCTAATGAACCAAATAGAAGACCACCAATAGATTTCAATAACTGATACCAATTTGAGTCTAAAATAGCGGGATCGAGGACACCAGCATCTGGATTAGCCAAGTTCATAATAATATTGGCAATTCCCAGAATTAACCCGGAGGCCACTAAGCCTGGAATCAGTGGAACAAAAATATTGCCAATGTGACGTAGCAATTGCTGAACTTTGGTCGTTTGTTTCGCTTTATAAGAGGCTTTCGTATCACTGGCAACATCAAATTCATCATCATCCTCAAGTGTGTCTCCTTCGATGCCCGTGATCTCTTGGAATTCATTAGCTACCTTTGTCACTTTCCCTGGACCCAATACAACTTGAATGGTTTCATCGTCAACAACACCCAATACACCATCAAGTTGTTTAATGCTATCGAGATTGATATTAGAACGGTCTTTAACCGTCACACGTAGACGAGTAATACAGTTGGTAAAACTTGCGATATTCTGTTTCCCTTGTAACTGATCTAATATGCTTTGCGCCAGTTCCCTATTATTCATTGAATCCACCTACCTTCAAATTTATTTAAAGTTCTATCGCTTGTCGGACAAAACCGTTGGCTGATGAAAGATTTTGTTCAGCTTCTTCAAACCGACACTGCTTTTTGATCATGACAATAGCGACTTTGGGTTTATAATGAGCGGCTTTCAAATAGCTTTCTGCCGTATGGCCATCGACTTGTGTTGCCAAAGCAATGATTTTTTTTGCGCGTTCGATCAGCTTTTTATTCGTTAACTGAACATCGACCATCAAATTTCCATAAACTTTGCCAATACCGATCATTGCACCTGTTGAAATCATATTGACGACTAACTTTTGAGCCGTTCCTGACTTCAATCGTGTGGACCCTGTTAATATTTCAGGTCCAACCATCACTTCAATTGCAACGTCGGCAACCCGGCCGATCTCGGCGTTCTTATTACAACTGACAGCCACTGTGTTCGCACCCATTTTTTGGCCATACTCTAACCCGCCGATAACATAGGGTGTTCTGCCACTCGCCGCTAAACCAACGACTGTGTCTCTTTCGCTCAATTGAATCGCTTGCAAATCTTTAACGGCAAAATTAGGATCGTCTTCAGCACCTTCTACGGCTTTAATTAACGCACCTTGACCCCCAGCAATTAACCCTTGCACCATTTCAAAATCTGTTCCAAAGGTGGGCGGACACTCAACAGCATCTAAAATACCAAGACGCCCGCTCGTTCCTGCGCCAATATAGATGAGTCGGCCGCCTTTTTCGAAAGAATCAACGACCTGTTTAACCGCCTTTTCGATTGATTCAATTTCTTTTTCCACGGCTTGCGGAACGGTTTTATCTTCTTCATTCATCACTTTCATGATGTCATACGTTGACATTTCATCAAGCTGCATCGTTTTTTCATTACGTGTTTCAGTGATAAGTTTCTCTAACAAAATCATTGGCCTCCCTTTTTACTCTGCCTGACCACTTGATGCGTACGATTTAAATGGGAAAGCGCACTGTCATACTCTTCATAAGCACAAGCTGTATATAACATATCGATAACGTTCAGCTGCGCGATTCTTGATGTCATTGCGGCACTCCTAAATTCATCTTCTTTTGCCGCTACAAATAATACAGCATCGGCCATTCCACTTATCGTGGTATCAGCATATTTGGTAATCGCAATAACTTTGGCACCGCGCGATTGAGCGACTTGAATGCAATCAATAATTTGCTGGGTTTCACCTGAATAGGAGATCGCCACGGCAACATCATGATCACTAAGATTCACTGCTGAGACTTTTTGCATATGAAAATCACTATACGCGGCACACATTTTATTAATCCTCATAAATTTTTGAACCGCATCAGACGCAATTAAGAAACTTGAACCCACACCATAAAAGTCAATTTTTCCTGCTTTAACAATATATTGATAGGCTTTCGTTAATTGTTCTTGATCAATTAATTGCATCGTATCGTATAACGATTGAATATTATTATTGGTCGTAACGGACATCATCGTTTCAATCGAATCACCGGGAACTAGATTCTCTCTTTCAAGATCATGGAGACTAATAACAGTAAGATCACCGGATAATTTTAATTTCAAATCCTTAAATCCCTCGTATCCAAGCGATTGACAATATCTCATCACAGCTGCTGCACTAGAGAAACTTTCCGCTGCCAGCTCCTGAACAGACATGGACACAACAGCTTCCGGATCTTTTAAAATATATTGGGCGACGGCTTTCTCCGCCGGTTTGACATAGACAAGTGACTCCCTTACTTTATATAAAACTCCATTCAAGATGTGACACCCCAATTGAGATGATAAATATAAGCGCTTACAAATATATTGTATGGGGTTTGAAACAAAAAATCAATAAATATAATAAACATGAAATAAAATTTCAAAACGTGGAATTTAGGCGATTGATCAAAAAATGAAGTCTTATCGCGGGATTGTATGTGGTCTACAAAGAGGGTAAGACAATGACGACACTACATACACTAAAAAAAACCCTTGATCCCGTAGACAGGATCAAGAGCTTTGCAAAATTTTAATCTTAGGCTTACTCACTTGTCTGCGCTCCTTCTTTCTGGTCACTCTTTGATTTCATGACCTGTTCAAGAATAATACAGAGCAGCACACCGACAACAAGGCCATTATTTAAAATCGACGTTAACGCTGTTGGAAACCCAGCCCAAGCTTCTTGGGGGACAAACATCGATCCGAATCCAGCCATCAGCGATACACTGATGATAAATACAGACTTCTCATCCCCTAGCTCGCGACGGTAATTTGAAAAACCGAGGCCAATCAAGCTGGAAATCGACAGGAATATGACCGCGTAGCCGACAGGCATTGGAATCGACGCGAAAAACGACATCACCGGCGGGAATAAGCTGATCAAAAGCATCGCAACACTCCCGATCAGAAATGGCAGGCGCTCAGCGATTCGGGTTGTGGATATAAACCCTGCCGCCGTCGCCATTGGGACACCGCCAACTGCCGCGAACAAACCCGTTAACGCTTGATTCACGCCCATCACAAATCCGGAACGGTTATAATTGAGTTCATCTTGTTTACCCGTGACACCCGCCACCACATTCATACTCGCCACCATGTTAGCCATAAGAATAAACGCAGTAAATATGGAAGTGAGCACGATGCCAATATCAAATGTTGGAACACCCCACGCTAATAGTTCGGGGAACGAGAACCATGATGACACATGAGACGTCATTGGCTTAGCAATTCCGACAATGGCAAACAACACCCACCCAAACACAAGGCTGATCAACACAGAATAACTACTTAAGAAACGATTTTGGCTGCGTGATAGTAATACAGCCAGAATCATCGTTACAATCGCACAGACAGCGACAACTAAATTCACACCATCTGATAAATAATCAACACCGAAAACACCTTTAATAAACGGGCCGCTGAGCTGGGTAACAAGTAAAATAAGATAAGTCCCCGTAACGATTGGCGTGAACATGTTTTCCACAATATTCATTTTGCGGAACACACTGACTAAAATAAACACGGCACCGCTGATAAGCAGTCCCAACTCAAGGCTCCGTAACACGACTTCTGGATCACCCGTCGATGAAACAAACCCGGCGTACATGAGAAAGACGCCCCACCATAATCCGGCCGGGCCATTTAGTATGGGCAGCTTATGTCCAAACACCCCTTGCAAGAGTGATGCGAGAGCCATGACGAAAAACGTCCGCTGCAAAACATCGGCAATCTCTGGCTGGGACATGCCAAAAGCATTCCCTACTGATAAAGGAGCCACAATGACACTGGTCATAATAAAAACCATCCATTGTGCTGAAGAAAACGCTAGTCTCATAGGTAACAGGACTCCTACTATAATCAATCATTTTTCTGTGCACGAGCGTGCAACATCGGCATGGCAACAAGACGTTGCCTTTAGCCGATAACCCCTTTCCATTCAGAGAAACAGGGTTATGATTTTCTTGTCATAAATTCTATCATATCATATGAAAACAGCGATCCAAAGAAAAGCGAACTGGGTACACAGCATAAAATCAACCGACCCCTAAGATGGCGTCGGTTTTCTGCCTTAGCTGGGCTAATCGGTGGCCCGAACAAGGATTTCGTTGATATTGACATGCCGAGGTAGACTGGACCGCATAAACAATAGCATTGGCTATATCTTCCGGATTCAGTGCTGTTAGTGAGATGTCTTCGTATCTAAAGGTTGCAGCTTAGCCTCAATCTGCTCTCTTTGGTCTTCAAGGAAAGGAGGCAGTGACAAGGCTTCCCCAAGGTGATCTAAATCTTCATCCGTGTCAAATCCTGGACCGTCAGTGGCTAATTCAAACAAAATGCCGTTGGGTTCCCGGAAATATAAAGAGCGGAAATAATGTCGATCAACAAAACCGGAGTGAGGGATTCTAGCCGATTGAATACGGTCAATCCACTCACGGAGTTCATCCTCGTCTTCCACGCGGAAAGCAACATGATGGACACCGCCGCGGCCAAGACGTTCCCGCGGCAAATCCGTCCGAACTTCTAAATGGACTTCAGCGCCGGTTCCGCCTTCCCCATTCGTATAAACAACAATATCGGGTTGTCCAGAGATATTACTTGGATAAGAATCGGCTTGTTCAAAACCTAATACATTGGTGAGCACGTTAACCGTCGGAGCAGCATCGGGGACCGTCAATGTGACCGGACCGAGCCCACGGATCCCGTATTCCTGCGGAACTGGACTCTTATCCCATGGTGTCCCGCCTTCGACGCCATGGTTATGTTCATCTGAAACCAAAATCATCCGGTGACCTTCATGATCCCTAAATGCCAACGTTTGACGGCCGGCGCGGTCGATGATGTCATCGTGGTCAACATGTTTGTCTTCAAAACGCTGCTTCCAATAAGATAAAGCCGCATCATTTTTCACACGCATGGACACCGCGGAAATACTGTTATTGCCGGCGTGGTTTCTCCCCGCCATCGGAATTTCAAAAAACGTCAAGTCTGTACCAGGGTTACCTCTTTCATCTGCATAGAACAGATGATATACGGAGGTATCATCTTGGTTGACCGATTTTTTAACAAGCCGAAGCCCTAGAATGTCGGTATAAAAGTCAAAGTTATCTGGCGCCTTGGCCGTGATGGAAGACACATGGTGTTGCCCTTTGATTTGCATAAATCCCCACTCCTTAGTGTTATTTCCGAATGCCAGTTCAACAACATGTTTTTATAGACATAATTTATCACGAATTCGAGATATTTTTCAACTCATAGACTTGTCTTATCATAACCCCATTTCACTTCAATAAATCATTAATGGTTGCGCGCCAGCGATTCACAACTTCCTCCGGATCTTGAAGGTTGATTTGGATGCCGGAAGTGATCTCAGCGTAATTGGACGTGTCCTCCTTCACGGAAGTCACTGTCGCTTCAAAGCGTTGCCTCGGGTACTTCGTTTCCTTTAATTCCGGTAGAGTATCCACATGAAGTTTCAAATAATAAGCCGCGCCATGATAAATGATTGTCAGGTTTGATTGGCCGTTCCGTAGTAAGTTAGCCGTTGTCGTTGAGCTTGGCCACAGTGCCAGCCGCAGGTGATTCGGACTGACGGCGACCACCTCACCAACACTAATCATGGCCATATGCGGTCTGCCGTTCTCATCTACCGTCACAAGCAACATTGCTTCATGAATCTTTTGATCAAGATCATGTCCATTCAAAAATGTACAAAGGCCTTCAGATAGACCATTCATATTCAATCCCCCTCAAAAATCGATCAATGTGGAGAAGATAGGACAAAAGTATATGAGTCACAAAATCATCCGAACTTGTTGGTGAATCCGTTCGGATGATTTGTTGAAAATCGTCATTCCTGTCATCGCGTCGTCAAAATCCTTCGCTTGCCGAGGCGTCTACGGATTTTGACGACGCTTAGAACGTGCTTTCATATCTTATTGTTCAGCTTCCTGAGTCTCCTGTTTTAGATTTGTCCCAGCCTCGTCCGTCCTAAATTACTTACCTTTTTCAGTATCAGGTAACCTTTCTGGTACAGCAGGTACCTCATGGGCATTCGGAACATCTTCAGGATCAACCTTGAAAGCTGGATTATATTTTTCCGGGTTAACCATGGCTTCAGGCTCAGATGAACGCCATGTATACAAACAAACTGAGCATAGATAAACTTCCCAAGTCCCTTGGACGGGTGACTCACTCACCATCGTCGCTTTCTTTGACTCGCAGCGTGGACAGATATGCATGGTCATCACTCCTCATTATTTTTCATTTTATCTTGTAAAATCTTTTCCCATTTTTCCGTTGCTACTGGAGAATCAAGCGGCTGTGAATAATGGCCTCTTGTCTCTGGTGCTGTCGGTGTGGTCGCATCCAATATCATTTTATCAGTGATGCCCGCTGGTTCAGAACCTGGATCAAGCGGTAGAACAGATAAGTTCGGAATCGTGATGGCGTCATGTTTCGGATGCATTTTCGTCGAAATCGCCCACATGACTTGTGGTAAGTTAAATGGGTCAACGTTTTCATCAACGACAATCACTGTCTTACAATAACCTAAACCGTGTGGCGTTGTCAGCGCTCGCATGCCAACAGACTTCGCAAATCCGCCGTAACGATTTTTCGTCGAAATGATAGCCAAAAGACCGTGGGTGTACATCGCATTGACAGCGACAATTTCTTCTGGATAGGCTTCTTTAAGCTGCTGATAAAGAGGCACACACGTATTGATGCCCATCATATAATCGATCTCTGTCCATGGCATACCGAGATACAATGTTTCAAAGATTGGGTTCTTACGATGATAGACACGGTTGACTTTGATCACAGGCATGCTGCGGCCGCCGGAATAGTGACCGGTAAATTCGCCAAACGGTCCTTCATATTCCCGCTCACCAGCAAGAATTTCACCTTCAAGAACAACTTCAGCACCCCATGGAATATCCAAATTGGAATCCTTGGACTTCACAATTTTATAAGGTTCACCTTGAATAGCTCCAGCCATTTCATATTCGGATTGATCATAGAGAATCGGCGTTCCCGCAATCGTTGTGATCACCGGTTCATTTCCAAGCGCAATGGTCACGGGTAAATTTTCGCCACGCTCCTCGGCTTGACGCAAATGAATCGCGATATCGTGTTGAGGGACGGGTTGGATACCCAGGCGGTCTTTTCCTTTGACTTGCATGCGGTAGATACCTAGATTTTGCTTTCCGAAGTTCTCCGAATCTGTGTAATCACGGGAAATCACACAAGCCTTGTCAAGGTAAAAGCCGCCATCACCTTGATTCAAACGGAACAACGGGAGCATATCAAACAAGTTAATATTTTCGTTCACTTCACATTCGTGGAACGGAGCGGTTTCCTCGCGTTGAACACCAACCGGGAATTGATCATAACGGCGGGCAAATTCAAAAAATTGATCTTTAACTGGTGTATTCTTGTCCATCCCCATCATTAAGGCGTGGTTGGACCATGAACCGATGATATTCAAAGCGATTTGCGCATTGTTATAACCGTTAATATTGTTAAATTTAAGCGCAGGTGTTTGTTCGCCAAGATTACTGATAGCTCTTGCCGCTGATCCAATATCCGGTTCAGGCATGACTTCCTCGTCAATGTTCAAAAGTTGCCCTTCTTCTTCAAGCTTTGATAAGAAATCGCGAAAATCCTTATAGGCCATGTCAGTACCTCCTAATATGTTTCTTTAATCGTTTTTCATTCCCTGCCAGCGTTTGGCTTCTGGGATATGGATACCAAATTGATCAAGTGTCCTAAATGCGACATGATCGATCAATTCATCAATCGTTTGTGGATGATTGTAGAAAGCAGGCATTGGCGGGCAAATGATCGTCCCCATCCTCGATAATTCAAGCATATTTTCTAAATGGATCGTGCTGAGCGGAGTTTCTCTCGTTAACAGCAACAATTTCTTTCGCTCTTTTAACATCACATCCGCAGAACGGGTTAACAAATTATCAGCGAGCCCCATGCGAATGGCGGCCATTGATTTCATGCTGCATGGCGCAACAATCATACCATCGACTTGAAAAGAGCCACTCGAAATTCTGGCAGCCTGATCTTTATGTGAATAGGCATAATCAGCCAGTTGTTTGACATCATCTACAGTGTAAGATGTTTCATGCTTGATGGTGGCCATCGCCCAGGATGATAAAATCAAATGGGTTTCCACGTCGGATGCTTTAAGTAGTTGCAATAGCCTGATGCCGAAGATCGCTCCAGTTGCACCAGAAATGCCGACAATCACTTTCATAACGTCCCCCCTCACCTGAGTGCCTAATGTCCCTTTCACTTCTCAATTGTACTCTGTCAGTTTTCATATTGGAAATATCTATTAAATCTATTTATAATACTTAATAGGTATTAAAAGGAGGGCATTCGATTGGACATCCGGCAATTAAAATATTTTGTCGCCATCGCTGAAGAAGGTAACATAACGAAAGCAGCCCATCGTCTCCACATGGCTCAACCGCCTCTAAGTCGACAATTAAAACAAATGGAAGATGAACTCGATGTTCAATTATTCGAAAGAAACAAGAAAAAGCAGGTGACCTTAACTTACGAAGGCAACGTATTTCTCAATCGGGCCAAAAACATCTTAAATCAATTTGAGGATTCAATCATTGAAGTGCAAGAATTGAAGGAAAAAGTCAGCGGGACTCTAGCTATAGGCTCTACAATTTTTTGTGCAAATATGATGTTATCGAAGATTGTCTCCCTTCGTGAAAACCATCCTGATTTGACATTTAACATCTGGGAGGGTGATTCGGTTCGTTTAAACGAGCTATTGGAGAACAGACAAATTGAGATTGCGATTACATCAAGCCCTGTACCTAAAGGGAATATCGAAAGGAAAAAGTTATCATCCGATCCTTATGTCTTGGTGTTGCCTAAGAAATGGTCCATTGATATACCTGACAACATCGAATTAGCTGGGATTTCTGACTTGCCTTTGGTACTGCTCAGGCCTAACCGGGGTATTGGCCTGTATGATCACGTCATTCTTGAATTTAATCGTCGAGACCTGCATCCGAATATCCTTTGTGAATGTCATGATTCCGTTCTCTTGTTCAGTTTGGTGGCGGCAGGATTCGGGGCGACAATATTACCATCATCCATGCTGTCGCTGAGTGACATCAGCCAGTTCCGAACCATTAATATCAAAAGCAATCCTCTATTATTAGAACCAGCCATTCTTTGGCGCTCAAATAGTTACCTATCGAAGCCGGCACAGGAATTTATCGCGCTTTTTGGTGATGATTAATATAGCGGAATCGTGCACACCTCGCTCTTATGGGACATCCCGCTGTCTATGGGACAGTCTCGGGACACAATAACTGCTTTGTGGGACAGAATGATGTCAGTTTGGGACAGTTTTATTTCAGTGCGGGACAGCCTTGGGACATCCCGCTTCCTATGGGACAGTCTCGGGACACGATAACTGCTTTGCGGGACAGAATGATGTCAGTTTGGGACAGTTTTATTTCAGTGCGGGACAGCCTTGGGACATCCCGCTTCCTATGATAGAAGACACCCTATCTCATCTTCTCTAATGGCCAGATTCTAACGTCTTTTTGCTTAGAAAAACGTAACAAGGGCGCCGGATCCTCCTTTATTTGGATACGGCGGTCAATCATTGTATTTTTTTCAATATGCGCTTCTGCTTTCTGTAACAACCATGGCTGATGATGAATGTTACAGCGGTAAACCCTTTGATTGTGAACCGTGTAAAGGCAGTATCGCTCGGCTAACCAGTAGTCCAGTGTCCCTTTTTCTGCTTGATAGGGTTCCGATATAGCTTGGTATTGACAGCGGAAGTCTCGTTGACCATTATATCTTTTACTTGTATACGACACCTTTCCCGACTCGGACGTCACATTCATGCGGGCATGAAAATACGGCAAGTGGTAGGCAATCCCTGCCAGCTTAACAGCCATCCAACTGGCTGCATCAAGGCTAAAAAAATACACCCCGGGTTTGCCGTCCACTGTAACATAGGTCCGGACATTCAATTCGGGAAAACGTGACATGAACGGAACTGGTGGAATACCACGTGGCCGGACACCACTCATGCTAAGAGCAACTAAACTGATCCAAGCATCACCCTTGTATGTATCTAGCGGCAATGAATTTGGAAGGAAGCGACCGAGCATGTCCGGATCAACAGGCCAATGAGCAAACAACAGATCATGCCACGTTTGTTTCATGATCCACGGCTGATTAGGCAGCGGCCATGGTCGATGAGTCGTGTCTAATCCCATGAATGACCATCCTTTCAACGAGTCTTCAGTCAATGACTTCAATCAAGCGTCGATCGTGATCATTTTGTCTCGTGGCAATTAGTTTACCAATTCTCTGCGTTGTTTTCCCCAAATTGATAATAAAATATGTTTAAAAAGACGGGACAAGATCCCGCCTTTTTGTAAATGCCTTTATTTTACAATATCCTTATGATAGTCGGTGTTGCCAACATAGCCCGGAATACTCCAGATATTCTTGTCTTTACGCTGAGCGATACTCTCAACATCCCTTAGTGTATTAATATATTTTAAGTTGGGAGGGTATATATAGGCCAGACGCGCCAATCCTTCTCTCAGGATCATCTGATTATACATCTTGCCGTCAACATAGACATAAGCTAATAAACGGTCATATTTGCCACGTTTCGGATCGCCGATTTCTAATTTAATGTTTTTCCCATCAAGGAGCTTCTCTGCAAATGCCGTTGCCTCTTTACCATATGGATCGTGACCGGCATAAGTTTCCGGCGTGTCGATCAAAAGCATCCGGATCGTTTCTTTTTTGCCATTCATTTTGACATCAATTGTGTCGCCATCCGTGACATCGATCACTTTCGCTGATACAGCATTATCTGGAGGATCGATGGGCTCTATTTCTTTCTGTGGCGATTGGGGCTGCTCAGTTCCCTTGTCAGGATTTGTGCTACATCCTGCTAACATCATGGTCATCATTAAGGCGATTAACCATTTCTTCATGTAATCCCTCATTTAATTTAGAATGATTAAGGTTCATACAAATTTTACATGACGAAGTTGGTTATGAATACGGATATTTGCTTAAATTCGATTTTTTAAAGAGAAACCGAATTAAGGCACATTAAATTTGCGTTGGGGTACATTTCATTTAATTAAGGAGCATAAGTGAGGTTAAAAGGCCCAATCAGAAAGGTAAGAAACAAAAAAGTAGTAGGGGGCGTCTCAAAAGTTTCAATCATCCTTCTAAGCCGCCCCTTTCCACCTGTTTTTAATTGTTAATAGGATCACTAAGTTATTCCCACTCAAACGGCGTCTCTTGATACACATAATAGTTCAGCCAGTTCGAGAACAATAGATGGGCATGCGAACGCCAACGATTGAGCGGTTTATTGTCTGGATTATCACCTGGAAAGTATCCTTTGGGTATCGCAGCATCCAAGCCTCGATCAATATCGCGCCTGTACTCTTCAGCCAGTGTTTCAGCCCCATATTCTAAGTGCCCAGTAATCATGACATGCCGTTCGTCTTTTGATAACATCATAAACGGTCCGGCATCTTCTGATGAAGACAACAATGTCAATTCAGGATGAGCAAGAATCTCTTCTTCTAAAACGTCAGTATACCGGGAATGCGGTGCTAAGAATTCTTCATCAAACCCTCTCACAAGTTTGACCGTTGAATCGGCAAGCTGATGTTTGAAAATGCCTGTACACTTTTCTGGAAGATCGAATTTGCCTATGCCATAGTGATAATAAAGGGCCGCTTGGGCTCCCCAACAGATATGTAAAACAGAGGTGACATGTGTTTTCGTCCATTCCATAATTTCAGTGAGCTCTTGCCAATAGTTCACTTCCTCGAAAGGCAACTGCTCTATTGGGGCCCCAGTAATAATCATCCCATCAATCCGGCGATCTTTAATGTTAGAAAAGGTTTCATAGAACTGTGCAAGATGAGACTGACTTGTACTTTTGGACTCATGCGTAGCAGTACGAAGAAAAGTAACATTCACTTGCAGCGGTGTGTTCCCCAATAGACGCAAGAGATGGGTTTCCGTTTTTTGCTTTTCCGGCATGAGATTTAAAATCACAATATTTAATGGACGAATGTCTTGAGTCACCGCCCGCTCATTCTCCATAACAAATATGTTTTCCTTTTCAAGCGTATTGCGCGCAGGCAACAACTTAGGGATGTTAATCGG from Tuberibacillus sp. Marseille-P3662 includes the following:
- a CDS encoding PTS transporter subunit EIIC → MNNRELAQSILDQLQGKQNIASFTNCITRLRVTVKDRSNINLDSIKQLDGVLGVVDDETIQVVLGPGKVTKVANEFQEITGIEGDTLEDDDEFDVASDTKASYKAKQTTKVQQLLRHIGNIFVPLIPGLVASGLILGIANIIMNLANPDAGVLDPAILDSNWYQLLKSIGGLLFGSLGIFVGINTAREFKGTLVLGGIAGLIIYAPVLSDIETLNLLGFDLQIGTGIGGLLGVIIAAYMFVKIEHYVRKRMPDSLDLLVTPLITILIGSLITLVVIQPIAGWIMSGLTWFLVDVMLKLGGIVGGYVLAATFLPLVTLGLHQGLIPVHLDLIENTGSTTLLPILAMAGAGQVGAAFAIYFKTKDQRLRKTIFNALPVGILGIGEPLIYGVVLPLGRPFITACLGAGFGGAFLSLQNVGAITVGPSGLALIPLIAGGNYLYYIIGLLIAYIGGFILTYFFGFKKEMVSRLYNTEEKSA
- the murQ gene encoding N-acetylmuramic acid 6-phosphate etherase; translated protein: MLEKLITETRNEKTMQLDEMSTYDIMKVMNEEDKTVPQAVEKEIESIEKAVKQVVDSFEKGGRLIYIGAGTSGRLGILDAVECPPTFGTDFEMVQGLIAGGQGALIKAVEGAEDDPNFAVKDLQAIQLSERDTVVGLAASGRTPYVIGGLEYGQKMGANTVAVSCNKNAEIGRVADVAIEVMVGPEILTGSTRLKSGTAQKLVVNMISTGAMIGIGKVYGNLMVDVQLTNKKLIERAKKIIALATQVDGHTAESYLKAAHYKPKVAIVMIKKQCRFEEAEQNLSSANGFVRQAIEL
- a CDS encoding MurR/RpiR family transcriptional regulator, whose translation is MNGVLYKVRESLVYVKPAEKAVAQYILKDPEAVVSMSVQELAAESFSSAAAVMRYCQSLGYEGFKDLKLKLSGDLTVISLHDLERENLVPGDSIETMMSVTTNNNIQSLYDTMQLIDQEQLTKAYQYIVKAGKIDFYGVGSSFLIASDAVQKFMRINKMCAAYSDFHMQKVSAVNLSDHDVAVAISYSGETQQIIDCIQVAQSRGAKVIAITKYADTTISGMADAVLFVAAKEDEFRSAAMTSRIAQLNVIDMLYTACAYEEYDSALSHLNRTHQVVRQSKKGGQ
- a CDS encoding purine/pyrimidine permease, encoding MRLAFSSAQWMVFIMTSVIVAPLSVGNAFGMSQPEIADVLQRTFFVMALASLLQGVFGHKLPILNGPAGLWWGVFLMYAGFVSSTGDPEVVLRSLELGLLISGAVFILVSVFRKMNIVENMFTPIVTGTYLILLVTQLSGPFIKGVFGVDYLSDGVNLVVAVCAIVTMILAVLLSRSQNRFLSSYSVLISLVFGWVLFAIVGIAKPMTSHVSSWFSFPELLAWGVPTFDIGIVLTSIFTAFILMANMVASMNVVAGVTGKQDELNYNRSGFVMGVNQALTGLFAAVGGVPMATAAGFISTTRIAERLPFLIGSVAMLLISLFPPVMSFFASIPMPVGYAVIFLSISSLIGLGFSNYRRELGDEKSVFIISVSLMAGFGSMFVPQEAWAGFPTALTSILNNGLVVGVLLCIILEQVMKSKSDQKEGAQTSE
- a CDS encoding ring-cleaving dioxygenase — protein: MQIKGQHHVSSITAKAPDNFDFYTDILGLRLVKKSVNQDDTSVYHLFYADERGNPGTDLTFFEIPMAGRNHAGNNSISAVSMRVKNDAALSYWKQRFEDKHVDHDDIIDRAGRQTLAFRDHEGHRMILVSDEHNHGVEGGTPWDKSPVPQEYGIRGLGPVTLTVPDAAPTVNVLTNVLGFEQADSYPSNISGQPDIVVYTNGEGGTGAEVHLEVRTDLPRERLGRGGVHHVAFRVEDEDELREWIDRIQSARIPHSGFVDRHYFRSLYFREPNGILFELATDGPGFDTDEDLDHLGEALSLPPFLEDQREQIEAKLQPLDTKTSH
- a CDS encoding pyridoxamine 5'-phosphate oxidase family protein is translated as MNGLSEGLCTFLNGHDLDQKIHEAMLLVTVDENGRPHMAMISVGEVVAVSPNHLRLALWPSSTTTANLLRNGQSNLTIIYHGAAYYLKLHVDTLPELKETKYPRQRFEATVTSVKEDTSNYAEITSGIQINLQDPEEVVNRWRATINDLLK
- a CDS encoding non-oxidative hydroxyarylic acid decarboxylases subunit D — its product is MHICPRCESKKATMVSESPVQGTWEVYLCSVCLYTWRSSEPEAMVNPEKYNPAFKVDPEDVPNAHEVPAVPERLPDTEKGK